One region of Quercus lobata isolate SW786 chromosome 2, ValleyOak3.0 Primary Assembly, whole genome shotgun sequence genomic DNA includes:
- the LOC115961172 gene encoding uncharacterized protein LOC115961172 — translation MTNSDSSASAPTVQPWENSSSPYFLSSSDNPDMSLVVQHLIEENYNTWSRAVLISLDAKTKLGFIDAWCKCNSTILAWLFNSISKDLQPSVVYFKTTREVWVDLQYRYSQGNGPRVFELRKEVNSLTQDNLTINAYYTKFKGLWDDLSITKLVPVVIK, via the exons ATGACTAATAGTGATTCGAGTGCCTCTGCACCAACTGTGCAACCATGGGAAAATTCATCTAGCCCCTATTTCTTGTCTAGTAGTGATAACCCTGATATGTCTCTTGTGGTCCAACACTTGATTGAGGAGAACTATAATACTTGGAGTAGAGCAGTCCTTATCTCTTTGGATGCTAAAACCAAGTTAGGCTTCATTGATG CATGGTGCAAGTGTAACAGCACTATTTTGGCTTGGTTGTTTAACTCCATTTCTAAGGACTTGCAACCTAGTGTGGTGTACTTCAAGACAACAAGGGAAGTTTGGGTAGACTTGCAGTATAGGTACTCACAGGGTAATGGTCCTAGAGTTTTTGAGTTAAGAAAGGAGGTGAATTCTTTGACACAGGACAATTTGACCATCAATGCTTACTACACTAAGTTCAAGGGACTTTGGGATGATTTGTCAATTACAAAACTTGTACCTGTGGTCATTAAGTAG